In one Mastacembelus armatus chromosome 19, fMasArm1.2, whole genome shotgun sequence genomic region, the following are encoded:
- the LOC113135725 gene encoding zinc finger protein 503-like, whose amino-acid sequence MITSPTVSVLRNSTNTTWERGSSWEKGAVKIDQLYVHNSISPADPSRQASRLPIKVLKMLTARAGHILHPEYLQPLPSTPVSPIELDAKKSPLALLAQTCSQIGKPDPPSSSKLSSVTSNGSSDKETKSGPLKMSDIGADDKSSFKPYSKSAEKKDSSSSLSGDKTSFRVPSATCQPFTPRTGSPSSCTSVSPLPSDGKSGDKEEKKESDSNKTSTAESNGSHRISGITSDSSQHQENTSGSKTVTSDSASVTSSSSSVLGSGLVAPVSPYKPGHTVFPLPPAGISYPGSLAGAYAGYPQPFLPPGMALDPTKSSSQLLSAQFAAASTLGCSKAGTSPLAGASPPSLMSASLCRDPYCLSYHCTSHLSGASSANCAHDSAAAAAAATALKSGYPLMYPTHPLHGVHSSAPSFSGHPLYPYGFVLPNDPLPHVCNWVSANGPCDKRFSSSEELLSHLRTHTAFAGTEKLISGYPGSSLANAAAAAAMACHMHMPPSGSPGSPSTLALRGPHHPLGLGSRYHPYSKSPLPTPGAPVPVPAATGPYYSPYALYGQRLTTASALGYQ is encoded by the exons ATGATCACATCGCCCACGGTCTCTGTCCTGAGAAATAGCACGAATACAACGTGGGAGAGAGGCTCATCTTGGGAGAAGGGTGCAGTGAAGATCGACCAGCTATACGTCCACAACTCCATTTCTCCCGCAGACCCTTCTCGCCAAGCTAGTCGTCTTCCCATAAAGGTTTTGAAAATGCTCACGGCTCGGGCAGGACACATTTTACACCCGGAGTACCTCCAGCCTCTACCGTCTACCCCTGTCAGTCCCATTGAG CTGGATGCCAAGAAAAGTCCACTGGCTCTTTTGGCTCAAACATGCTCTCAGATCGGCAAACCGGACCCGCCGTCCTCCTCTAAATTGTCCTCTGTGACCTCAAATGGATCTAGTGACAAGGAGACGAAATCAGGTCCACTGAAAATGAGCGACATTGGAGCCGACGACAAGTCTAGCTTCAAACCTTACTCCAAATCGGCAGAGAAGAAGGATTCaagcagcagcctcagtggAGATAAAACCAGTTTCCGGGTGCCTAGCGCCACCTGCCAGCCGTTCACCCCCAGGACAGGCAGCCCCAGCTCCTGCACCTCAGTCTCTCCACTGCCGTCTGATGGCAAATCGGGGGAtaaggaggaaaagaaggagTCTGACAGCAATAAAACCAGTACGGCTGAGAGTAATGGCAGCCATAGGATAAGTGGAATTACCTCCGATAGCAGCCAACACCAGGAGAACACATCTGGATCCAAGACTGTTACATCAGACTCAGCGTCTGTAACCTCATCGTCGTCGTCCGTTCTCGGCTCAGGACTGGTGGCCCCTGTTTCTCCCTATAAGCCTGGTCATACAGTTTTCCCATTGCCACCTGCTGGTATTTCCTATCCTGGAAGTTTAGCGGGTGCCTATGCAGGTTACCCGCAGCCGTTCCTCCCTCCCGGGATGGCCCTTGACCCCACTAAATCCAGCAGTCAGCTTTTAAGCGCACAATTCGCTGCTGCCAGCACACTGGGCTGCAGTAAAGCAGGAACGAGTCCCTTAGCTGGAGCGTCCCCACCGTCTCTCATGTCTGCAAGTCTGTGTCGAGACCCCTACTGCCTGAGCTACCACTGCACAAGCCATTTGTCCGGTGCATCCAGCGCTAATTGCGCACatgactctgctgctgctgctgcggccgCCACGGCGCTCAAATCTGGATACCCGCTAATGTACCCGACACACCCGTTGCACGGTGTGCACTCCTCGGCCCCGTCTTTCAGCGGACATCCCTTATATCCTTATGGGTTTGTGCTCCCCAATGACCCCCTCCCGCACGTGTGTAACTGGGTGTCTGCTAACGGACCTTGCGACAAGCGCTTTTCCTCCTCTGAGGAGCTCCTCAGCCACCTGCGGACTCACACGGCATTTGCTGGTACGGAGAAGTTGATATCTGGGTACCCGGGGTCATCTCTCGCCAACGCCGCTGCCGCCGCTGCCATGGCTTGTCACATGCATATGCCTCCCAGTGGCAGCCCCGGCAGCCCCAGCACGCTGGCGCTCAGAGGCCCCCATCACCCCCTCGGACTAGGCAGCCGTTATCACCCTTACTCAAAGAGCCCCCTGCCCACTCCAGGCGCCCCTGTCCCGGTGCCCGCGGCCACCGGACCATATTACTCCCCGTACGCCTTGTACGGACAAAGACTTACAACAGCCTCGGCCTTAGGATACCAGTAG